One Triticum dicoccoides isolate Atlit2015 ecotype Zavitan chromosome 3B, WEW_v2.0, whole genome shotgun sequence genomic window, NNNNNNNNNNNNNNNNNNNNNNNNNNNNNNNNNNNNNNNNNNNNNNNNNNNNNNNNNNNNNNNNNNNNNNNNNNNNNNNNNNNNNNNNNNNNNNNNNNNNNNNNNNNGTCTCTAGGTTATAAACCTAGAGTTTTTTGGGGCTTTTCCACATGTTGAATGGTCTAAGAAGCCACCCCCTTAATGCACCCACATGAAGAGGATTTCCCAATAACTTTCTAACTAATACTTGCTAATTTCAAAGATTTATCTTGCAAATTGAAACTTTTAAGTTACACAAGGTCAAACTATTGAGTTAAGGTTTTAATTTTCAACATTTTAAAAAATTGAATCCAAAGTTTTGAGTTATCAATGGATTCTAACTTTTAAAGATCTCGCAAACTAAATGTTTTAATACtagttagagcatctacagtcgggcaTCCCAAACCCGCCTCAAACGCCCAGGCGGCCCGCCCAGTCACTGACCGATCACAAAATTTCGACCCAGGCGGATGCCTCAAACGAGCCTCAAACGCCCGGAATGACCggaacccctcatatccagcccaaatatggggcggatatggggtggCACGGGCGCATCCGCCACGTCGGCTTGGCCTAGCCTGACTCACGCCTGCCCCACAAACATCCCCATCCGGGAAACCCTGGAGAGCAGTCAATCTGAACTCCACTTTACTCCCCTCTCCACTTCACTCCCGATCCCCTCCGAACGCATGCGATGGTCGGCGACCGAAGCAGCGCTGCCTCTCGCCGGGAATTCGGCTCCGACGACGACTGGGCAAGCCTGTTGCGCGAAGCGGAGCCCGGGTATGTGGAGGAGGTCGCCCTCCGCATCGCGTTGGGGCGTTCGATGGTCGACCAAGGCGGATCCGGCAGTGGTCGGTCAACTTTGTCAGCGTCCGGGGCCCGTCGACGCAGCGCCGGCGACGTCGCCGGCCCTTCCCGCTCGGCGCGCAGCTCCGGCCGCTCCGCTTCGCTCCCTTTGCCGTTTGCGCGCGAGAGCGCCGGTCGATTCCAAGGCTGCGCTCCTCGCGTTATCCTCCGCCGCTCTCTCACAACGAGGGAGATGGATGCGCGGCACTTCCGCCACAAGAATGCCAAGGCGCTCCGACTCGCCAGCGAGTTCTTGGAGTGAGGCAAACAAggaggcggcggcgaaggcggccCGCCATGCGAAGGAGCAGGACCGCCCGCTCCGCAGGCTGTCGAGCATGAGGTGCAGCTCAGactccgacctgacggcggccGATCCCAAGGTCGCGCTCCTCGCGTTATCCTCAACCGCTCTCTCACGACGGCGGAGATGGATGTGTGGCGCTTCCGCTGCAAGAATGCCAAGGCGCTCCGACTCGCCAGCGAGTTGTCGGAGCGCGGGGCAAACAAGGAGGCGGCGGCAAAGGCGGCCCACCATGCGAAGGAGCAGGACCGCCTGCTCCGCGGGCTGTCGGGCATGAGGTGCAGCTCGACGACGACGCACCTTCGCACGGTGACGCCTGCACGGAGGTGGGGCACAACCACGCCACGACCAGAAGGGGAAGGGGCCGGCGAGGAAATGGTGATTTCCTCCGCCCTTCCCCGTTATGTTTATATTTTAGTGTTTTACGTTGTTTCTAGTATGGATTTTCCGATGAACTATGCTCCTTTTGTCCGGCAATGCAATGTTGATCCGATGAACTAGGATATGAACGTGTTTTTACGTAGCGTTGCATGGGTTGTATGGTTTTGAGGCTTCGGATATGAGGGATGCGGGTGTGGAAGCCAACAAATGAGGCGTGTCCGGTCAGTGCCCGCGTTTGAGGGCCTGGATTTACATCctgcggttgtagatgctcttagtaaGTGCATGGAAGTTACACATGGTCAAACTATCGAGTTAAAGTTTTGACTTTCTACCATTTTTTCATAAAAATTCAAGTCCAGAGTTTTCAAGTTATCAATTCATGGGTTCAAACTTTCGAGTCTCAAAGGTTCTCCAGCTATGAAGTGCTGAGCTAAAGTCAGAGATGTGGTTTGCGCGCTCAGCTTAGCCGATGCCCAATATTACTTGCTATAATGCTTGTGCCACAGTTGATTTCATCCACCAGCTTCTATGAGTCTTGTACAGCTCCACTGTTGTTAGCATTGCGATCTGGCTCCGCGGCTCCTCTGTCGTGGCCTGCTGCTTCTCCATCTTCTTCGCAGACGTGCTCGTCGGCGGTGCGCCCACGAAGGCAGATGAAGTACACGCAGAGCCCGCCAAACAAGAGCAGGCCGATCACATCCACTACGCCGAAGATGATCAGGATCTTGTTGAGCGCCTCGTTTCTGGCATCGTAATCCTCTTCGTCTTCCCGGCAGTTGCTCTTGCTCCCCTTGAGAACCTTCACCCAGTAGCTGTGCCGCTGGCCATCCTCTCCGCCGATCACCTCCCTCGCCCCGGCCGTCAGCTCGTAGTGGGAGCAGACGCCGCTGCCGGCGACGGCGTCGTCCTTCACGTGGAGCGCGGCGGCGCATGAGCAGTCGCGCAGGCACAGGTCCACGCACTGCTGCACCGGCACGTTGGTGAGCGGCGAGTCGGCCCTCAGAACGGTGGTGACGCCCCTCACCTCCACCATGTCGTGGAGAGCGTCGGAGCTGGTCGCCGTCGCGTTGCAGAGGGTGCCGCCCTGCGCCGGCCGGACGCCGCGCGCGGCGAAGTCGCGGCAGCTCCCGGAGAGGGAGCAGACGCCGAGGACGCCGCAGGCGAGGGGGAGGTCGCAGAACGCCAGCGCCTCGTACGAGGGCGTGAAGTTCCCGTGACGGCTGTCGTAGGCGTAGAGCCCCAGGCTGCCATCGTCTCCCAGCGCCAGGAACCTGACCGGCCCTTTGTTCACCGCCGGCGAGATTTTCGCGACGGGTCGCCGCCGCTGGTCGTACATCGTCAGCCCCGACTCGTCCATTCCCGCGAACGCCATGGCCTGGTTGCTGTTGGGGGCCAGCTCCCAGTAGGAGTACTTTTGCTCTCCGAAGTAGATGTAGGCGCCAATCTTGTCGGTGTCGAGCTCGACGCTGTAGAATGGCGAAGAAATCTTCGCCGGGGACACGGTGAAGTACGAGGGCACCCGGAGCCACTGGCCCGGCAGGAGTTTGTCCGTGGGCTTGTCGAAGCTTTGCCATACCGTATGCTTCTTGTCGTCCAGGAGACGGAGGTTGCCGGTTTTGGAATCCAAGCGCAGAACCTGTGCATGTGCCGCAAGAGGAAATCAGAAAATCAGTTGCGATGAGAAGTGGAGAATTCGTTTCTTCTTTTTTGACACGAAGAAGAGGAAATTTGGCTTAGTTTTTTCTTCAGACAAATTTGCCTACGTAAACAAAAACGTTTCGTCAGGGGCCCAGGCACCCAGGCCCAGGCCCGGGGCGTTTTATTTGTTTTGGGATTTCATGTGTTCCCAGCCTTGGGGTACTCTGCTTCTCCCAAAATCACTATAGTGAGGTTTTGAAAAATGCTTGCTGTATATAGCAAATTCAAATTGCGCGCAAGAATTTAGTCCATTGCCACTATCACCCTGaaaccttttttttttctttttttgcatttCTCTAGCTGTGTATCATACTAATATTTAAATTtttgtgccatggcagattcatAATCTATATGTGTGCTAAAAAATCAGAAATTTTTTCACAACTTTAATGGAGTGATTTTTGGTTTTTGGAGTATCAGGAACACATGATATGTTCTCTATAAACATGTCAAGTGTAACTTATTGAAAATACAAATTTTGAAAGATTTACTGACCACTCCTTCCTAAAATATGGTGGTTTTCATATGCAGTATATATGTTTGTCTCAAAGAAAATGCAGTATATAtgtcatacatacatacatacatacatattttACTTTCACCACACAATAGATTTGTACAAGTGATATACTTGGCATTTTTTCATACAAATATTTTAGGAATCTATGTATGTGTGTAAATTTTATGTTTTTGTACTTAAAGCATGCATATATCATATATGTATATGTGTGACAAACGGTACAAGCATACAATATGTCTAAATTACTTCAATAATTAATATTAGAAATAATATCATTTAATGTGTATTTGTATACCTTCCTTATTTATTGTTGTGCTTTAGAAACGTTGTAATTTACTTCCTTATTTGTAGAAGAACAAAGTCCATATTAACCATAAATGATATTTCGAAAGCATATGATGTCCCAAGAGGGAACTAATACTAATACTATTAGCCACCATAGAAAACGAATGACTCATACCAGTTTAGGAGCAACTCAAAAGAGCTCAAGATTTGAACATTCAGTTAGCTTAAGAGTGTACTCATTCTACAGCACAATGAATGGCAGGGATATTATTTTCATTTATATATTAATGAAACCCATTAATGCTAGAATAAAATTTATATACATGGCCTGGTAGTTATTGAAGCCTCATTTTGcttttgaataagattttttctatTTCAGCCCAACAAATTTAAAGATTTCTTTCTACTTCGGCATTTCCCGCGCCTTTTTCAAAATACTCGTATAGCCGGTTTCGACCATATCCGTTATGGTTTCGCGCCTTATAAAATAGAACATGTACTTacaattgcccaatcaaaaaatgtATCTAGAATTGTTTTTTATAGCGAACATATCCAAAAAGTGTTTTTGCCTGGAGTGCTAGTTAGCATCTGGAGAACATGTTTTAATCTGGTAGCTAGTTCATGTTGCCTAGCAATTCTGAATTCACAGACATATGCCATGGGTTCTTCGAGGCACGTGTGTAGACAGACACGTAGCCCCGGATGATTCCTATTGGCTATTGCCGAATGCCGATGCACAGTTCCATCTTCAACATGAACATGCACTGCTTATACCCCGATGCATTAGGCATTAGGAatcttgatattttaaatttccaaTCGTGTTAGCATTTAGCACTAAGAAATGAGAAATTTCGGCGTAACAATTCAAAAAACCACGCTAGCAAGAACTCGATCGAACAAATGATGGAACACGATGGAAAGAGGAGACGGCGTATCACCTTGGCGCCCTGCCCCGCCGTACCGGACCACCACACGACGGCCATGGCGCCGTCCGTCAGCCGCAGCTGCCCGTCCGCCGTGAGCTCGAGCTGGCAGACAGCCCGCGCCGCGAACTCCTGGTCGGCACGACCCGAAGCCCAGACCGTGACGTTGGCCAGCAGGACGACGAGAGAGCACAGGTACCCTCCTCCCGTGCCGGCCTCCACGCTCACGGCCGCGGCGAAGCAGGGCTGCCGCTGGCCGCCCGCCTCGAGCACCGTGGTCCGCCCCGTGAAGCCCGGCTGGTAGGCTCCGGGCAGACGCACGGTGAACCGGGCGCCGACACGGAAATCCGGCGACGAGAGCGCGGGTTGCAGGAGGAGCGCGGCGAGGAGCAGCGCACCCCAGGTGCACCCGGGGCTCATTGTGATCTCTCTGTATTTTACCGTTAAGTCTGGGTAGGGGATATCAAAATGAGTAGATTTCGATGTGGTTCCCCGTGTATTTATTTAGATTGTGGTGAAGACTCGCGTATGAGGAGAGGGGATTTAGCTGTTGAAATTTGAATTTGGTAGCAGGATTAGTTCTGTAATGTAATTTATGGGTTCCCTATACCCCTAAAAGAAGTAATTTATGGGTTGCTTAGAAACGGCAAGGGGTCCAAGATCCCATTTTCAAAAAAAGGATTTGCTCATTAATTACTAGCACTCTAGGAAGTGCATGCACCAAAGTAGATTGCAATTCTAACGTTGGTTCTACGGAGGAGAAATACCACGTACAAGCTCGATGAGAATCACAAGAGAGAAGTGCCTTCAAGGAATTGCATCATTGCATTAACTATGGAAAAACTAAAAACTATCAGGTCGtgtttttcttttgaaaaagaGAGAAGTGCCTTCAAGGAATTGCATTGCATTAACTATGGAAAAACCAAAAACTATCAGGTCGTGTTTTTCTTTTGAAAACGAAAGAATCGTTGTAGAGAGCTTTTGCATGGTACATTGTTTTTTTTAACGTTTTCTAGCAGAAATGGTAATATTCAATGATTATTTGGCCTAGGCCCAGAGGTTATTATTGACTTCCTTACATATTCTCTAAACAAAAAAGTCAGAACTCAATAATAACAGTCGAAATGGAGGTTAGAGTGGCAAAAATGTACTCTAGCAAATTCTCGGTCCACACACCCCGTCTTCCAAATATTTGGAGCGCACTCCAAAAACTGAGGTGCAGCCCCTATATTTGAAGGTTGGGATTGTTCTAGAGTGTAGTACTTCAAACCAAAAACCGGCCACTCTTACTGGCAAAgtagcccccctcccccctccgggGAACCAAACCTAACTAAAGTTATGGAACCAGCCGCAGCCGCCTCCAGCTCCTGAGAAGAAACGCTAGGGTTTCCTCCTAAGGCCCCATTGCCGCCAGTTCCCCTTGCTTCTAGGTGCATTCTGCCGCCggtgaggtggtggtggtgggggtgatCTTGtccttttgtctttgttttgtctaGGTGGTCGGTGGCGCCCTATGGAGGGGATGATGTCGTGCCATGCTTTTGTTCTCCGGTTCCTTCTTCGTCTAATGAAGTTTAGCTAGATGGGGCTCCGTGGAGGAACTTGCGAGGTTTGTGCCCCTTCCTATCTTGCTGGAGTTGGGATTATATTCTAGCCCCCCTTAGTGCTAGCTTCTCCAAGATGGTGATATGTCCAGATCGTGATCGCCGACAATTGTTGGTCTAAATCGACGACTTCCCGACCGCTGCTTCTTCAAGCTCATGGTTTTCAACAAAACTGCTCCGCTAAGATAAAGGCCCATAGGTAGCAAAGAGCTTTTCTCACGGCACATTACCGGTGGATGCAGAAGGAAGATGGTGCCGATTTTTCAAGGGCTTACATGTAATTTCTTATTCTCGTAATGAAGTTTTTGTAAGGGTTAGTTTTATCTAATATACAACATTCCGCTTTTCGCCAAAACTACCTCTATATTTGGAGGTTGGAGGTTGTTTTAGAGTATACTCAAAACCCAACCCGCCAGCGTTACTAGTCCCATAGGTGAGCCCCCCTTCCCAGAAACATGCCCTTTATGGGAGCCGCTATGTTTCCACCCACTTCGCGCACGTTACCGCTACATTTTCCCTGTTACCCTGCCCTTTCACACGATATTTCCTGCCACCCGCACACATTCCCTTTGTGCACTTAAGAAAAGTCAGTCGCCGATGCTATATCGCCACTCCTCCCCTCCCCACATCCATTCGCACCATTTCCTCTGTCGAAGCCATGCCACTCTCAGCCCTATTTGGAGAAGCACCGTCACGGCCCTCCGTCGGCCTCCACAAAGGAACTGCAATGGAGCATGTTGGGGAGGATGACGCCGCCGCTAAGAAGGAGCAtgattttgccaacaagatggtccAACATCAAGATCCTAGAGTAAATGACGAGGATCAATGTATGCGTGCGGAGTCCTGCAAGACGATCGTCCGGCGCCGTGGCAATGTCGCGCCCTCACCCATAGTGAGACTTGAGACACCCGCCATGCTGCTCGTCATGTCGTAGCTGCGCCAAAGCCAGCGCCCCTCCCTCGCCTCTAGGAAGCCTTAGGACACCCGCCCCGCCACAGTCTTCGACGTGAACACGGGTTGGACAGAGTTCTACATTGCGTCGACGATGGACACCAAGAGGAAGCGCATCATCTAGGAACGTGTCGTCACCCTCGAGGCTAAGGAGGGTGCCTCGCCGGTATTGGAGGCAGACACCCACGCCTGCGACTCCAAGGCCGCAGCCAACGCCGGCAAATTCTACGAACGTGTCCTCGTACATTGGCAAGGTATATACACTGAAGAATACTATTCCCAAGGTTGTTGTTCACTGTCAAGTCCAGGAAGGCTCGCCCCGTGACATCTAGTTTAGTTATCTACTAGTCTAGTTGTGTATGGAAATATCGCTTCTCGACATCCCCCTTCTCTAAAATGTTGATACATATATATACAAATCAATAAGCGACGAATTTTGCCCCCATACAAAAATGAACTATCTAGTTTACAATGTTGTGCAAGTGTTTCGTGTTGACCCGGCCAAAGTTTGGTTGTCAATCTGTGCCAAATAGAAGTAGAAATTTTGAGTACAAGATAAAAAGACAGATAGGGGAAAATAATATATAGGCTGCGATTTAGGAAATCTAAGTCTGCATATAGGCTTGGCAACCTCCAAAATATTCTAGAGTGCACTCCAAAACGATTTTAGGGGCTGCCGGTTTGGCGACTGTGCTGCACTGCTGCTATTAGAAAACAAGTACCATAGCCTAAACGCtaatcatttttttttcttttctttttggcatATAACAAACCAATGGTTCCAGGCCTGCAACCATGGACAAGAGACAGAGTAAATTGAAAAAAACCACCACAATTGTGCAAATGTCATCAAACAACCACCAAAATGTATGTTTTCTGGTGGGTTTTTTCTGAAGCATTGAAAACTTTGACCcaattgtggtggttttttgcaatttactcagAGACATGTGATCTCTGTGACAATTTGAGTATTTGACATAACATTACCCACAGCAAACCACATCAAGGTTAGGAACCTCAAGAACTAAGAACAATCCATAGAAGATCAAAGGAGTGAGAGATGATTCTGAGGCAAACACTAAGGCCTCATTTGGTTGCAAGGGAAAGTATCCCAGGGTAGTAATCCCACGAGGGGGGTTTTCCATGGCCATAGGGGATCCCTCTCCCACCACGGGGAGGCCCCCACGTGAGTTTGGAGATGAGGGGCAGGGGAGGAATCCCGTTCAGAAAATTGTCAGAAAAGTATCAAATTTCTTATAAAACATTATAATATTCAAAAGCCATGAAAAATAACACTGTCTGTTTTACAAAAATATTATATTAGTTCAAAAGTAACTAAATTTTTTCTCTAATTTCATTGCAAACTTCAGGAATGACAAAGAAAACACAGGAAAACACGAAACAAGCATAAACAGTAAAAAAATAAAACACTTCAATCCACATTAAACACGCTGACCA contains:
- the LOC119279720 gene encoding putative receptor protein kinase ZmPK1, which translates into the protein MSPGCTWGALLLAALLLQPALSSPDFRVGARFTVRLPGAYQPGFTGRTTVLEAGGQRQPCFAAAVSVEAGTGGGYLCSLVVLLANVTVWASGRADQEFAARAVCQLELTADGQLRLTDGAMAVVWWSGTAGQGAKVLRLDSKTGNLRLLDDKKHTVWQSFDKPTDKLLPGQWLRVPSYFTVSPAKISSPFYSVELDTDKIGAYIYFGEQKYSYWELAPNSNQAMAFAGMDESGLTMYDQRRRPVAKISPAVNKGPVRFLALGDDGSLGLYAYDSRHGNFTPSYEALAFCDLPLACGVLGVCSLSGSCRDFAARGVRPAQGGTLCNATATSSDALHDMVEVRGVTTVLRADSPLTNVPVQQCVDLCLRDCSCAAALHVKDDAVAGSGVCSHYELTAGAREVIGGEDGQRHSYWVKVLKGSKSNCREDEEDYDARNEALNKILIIFGVVDVIGLLLFGGLCVYFICLRGRTADEHVCEEDGEAAGHDRGAAEPDRNANNSGAVQDS